Proteins encoded in a region of the Phoenix dactylifera cultivar Barhee BC4 chromosome 3, palm_55x_up_171113_PBpolish2nd_filt_p, whole genome shotgun sequence genome:
- the LOC103702865 gene encoding retinitis pigmentosa 1-like 1 protein, whose protein sequence is MSASPSVDEAAALYSSNGGGQEGGSTSMPASDPGGGEETGGESMVETLEENRRGLVDSGGADSAEKPELNVGEERDAAGADEVSGAVVPEGAEGGESRNGTGVELLKENVAAFKEKGQGVVPNEVKEHDLVDECFQDTEVGNLGSRGQEMGDGCNGDQELIADALETGNIGRIALKEAKAEGLESVADLGGNVEDVVEIRKGTEPMKEKESCPEKRASAMNDVTSGDWVDRKAEVIESNVCPSELVPGDELGGDQKLKLDVKEAESVMGVAEAAATGTGGAVEVDGLEGEPASEGKVDVVETGNKTEFLKEDEPYIEKEQSKANDVKGHDLVDKQLKAKEGILGPNGLEMEDGFGSKQKLEINVVDGENVECEKGTELMKKQITNQNLDCKVRGQDLVDEHLQAPEGDVGSMALETENKLGGDEKLEASVGDAGSGVGTVKTQAAVAFARVEADRSEGVAGPGQIQVGVAEFSNGTELPEGVLSCPEEDKSLVGEVTDLQAAEGTLVPKLLETDNILDGDQNPEPGVLEVGCLSEPSNYLGGEEAERLESTPELGQAQHKVPETSNGTDLTGQAVSCPQKNQNMVTEKGGHDLADAHGQASEGDGSQNQSVFAESTGGNKDMEEGLFLGSNQDTQICSAGRGIEAVEGSLVSGDQDRDHEASVSQTSVVNTDQNNQEVSNAIHREETKEVDSLPVDDAIIEQGDHVVKDSDLADSGVEVNNPDSHVIDDLVGSGPIVTAQSEAGLAESVVDAAVRADKYPSDENARDKLDITTADGNSVLVGTIMELESKGRQPVDENTSGKGDNTMANSCPDLESKFVGTCPLASVLNDSKSSVTPGLLMASELSVSGKNQEREPQFNGLLVERSDDSIVHEAESSPGICQNMDMESRVLKDETSLPEACHEKKILLKLQNLIRRALCWWIVWQILLLVQVVLLSRMCRLMNKDIQK, encoded by the coding sequence ATGTCTGCGAGCCCTTCCGTAGATGAGGCCGCGGCCCTCTATTCGAGCAACGGAGGTGGCCAAGAAGGAGGCAGTACGTCTATGCCCGCGTCGGATCCCGGAGGAGGTGAGGAAACGGGAGGGGAATCAATGGTAGAAACCCTAGAGGAAAACCGACGAGGACTTGTTGATTCCGGTGGTGCTGATTCAGCTGAGAAGCCGGAATTGAATGTCGGGGAGGAAAGAGATGCGGCGGGGGCTGATGAAGTATCGGGCGCAGTTGTTCCTGAAGGGGCTGAGGGTGGGGAGAGTCGCAACGGGACTGGTGTCGAGCTTTTGAAGGAAAACGTTGCAGCTTTCAAAGAAAAAGGGCAGGGTGTTGTGCCTAACGAAGTGAAGGAGCATGATTTGGTTGATGAGTGCTTTCAAGATACGGAGGTTGGCAATCTGGGCTCCAGAGGGCAGGAGATGGGGGATGGATGCAATGGCGATCAAGAGTTGATAGCAGATGCGCTGGAGACCGGGAACATTGGGAGAATTGCTCTTAAAGAGGCTAAAGCTGAAGGCTTGGAGAGTGTGGCAGATCTGGGAGGAAATGTGGAGGATGTTGTGGAGATCAGAAAGGGAACCGAACCCATGAAGGAAAAGGAATCCTGTCCAGAGAAGAGAGCAAGCGCAATGAATGATGTGACGAGTGGTGATTGGGTTGACAGGAAGGCCGAAGTCATTGAAAGCAATGTATGTCCGAGTGAGTTGGTGCCGGGAGATGAATTGGGTGGTGATCAGAAGCTGAAATTAGACGTCAAGGAGGCAGAAAGTGTGATGGGGGTTGCAGAAGCAGCAGCCACAGGTACAGGTGGAGCAGTTGAAGTTGATGGCTTGGAGGGTGAACCAGCTAGTGAAGGGAAGGTTGATGTCGTGGAGACAGGGAATAAAACTGAATTCCTCAAAGAAGATGAACCTTACATAGAGAAAGAGCAGAGCAAAGCAAATGATGTGAAGGGTCATGATTTGGTGGACAAGCAGCTTAAAGCTAAAGAGGGCATTCTAGGTCCTAACGGTTTGGAAATGGAAGATGGATTTGGTAGTAAACAGAAGTTAGAAATTAATGTGGTGGATGGAGAAAATGTGGAGTGTGAGAAAGGAACTGAACTCATGAAGAAACAGATCACAAACCAGAACTTGGATTGCAAAGTGAGGGGCCAAGATTTGGTTGATGAACACCTGCAAGCTCCTGAGGGAGATGTGGGTTCCATGGCATTGGAAACAGAAAATAAATTGGGTGGTGATGAGAAGCTGGAAGCCAGTGTTGGTGATGCAGGATCCGGAGTGGGGACTGTCAAAACCCAGGCTGCGGTTGCTTTTGCAAGGGTGGAAGCTGATAGGTCAGAGGGTGTAGCAGGTCCGGGACAAATACAGGTTGGGGTTGCAGAGTTTAGCAATGGAACTGAACTCCCCGAGGGAGTTTTATCTTGTCCAGAGGAGGATAAGAGTTTGGTTGGTGAGGTAACGGACCTTCAGGCTGCAGAAGGAACACTTGTTCCTAAACTGTTGGAAACAGATAATATTTTGGATGGTGACCAGAACCCTGAACCAGGTGTGCTGGAGGTAGGATGTCTATCAGAGCCTTCAAATTATCTTGGAGGGGAGGAAGCTGAGAGATTGGAGAGTACGCCAGAATTGGGACAAGCACAGCATAAGGTTCCAGAGACTAGTAATGGAACTGATCTCACCGGGCAAGCTGTGTCTTGTCCACAGAAGAACCAGAACATGGTGACTGAGAAGGGAGGTCATGATTTGGCTGATGCGCATGGGCAAGCTTCAGAAGGAGACGGCAGTCAGAACCAATCTGTATTTGCGGAGAGTACTGGTGGAAATAAAGACATGGAAGAGGGGCTCTTTTTGGGTAGTAATCAAGACACACAGATCTGCTCAGCAGGACGCGGAATTGAGGCGGTTGAAGGGTCACTGGTGAGTGGTGATCAAGACAGAGATCATGAAGCTTCTGTTTCTCAAACATCTGTGGTAAACACAGATCAGAATAACCAGGAAGTAAGCAATGCTATTCATAGGGAAGAAACAAAGGAGGTGGATTCACTGCCTGTTGATGATGCTATAATTGAGCAAGGAGATCATGTTGTAAAGGATTCAGACCTGGCTGATTCAGGTGTAGAGGTAAACAACCCAGATTCTCATGTTATTGATGACCTAGTGGGCAGTGGACCAATTGTGACTGCACAATCAGAAGCAGGCTTGGCTGAAAGTGTTGTTGATGCAGCAGTGCGTGCAGATAAATATCCTTCTGATGAGAATGCGAGGGACAAATTAGATATTACTACAGCAGATGGGAACTCAGTTTTGGTTGGCACAATTATGGAATTAGAAAGCAAAGGAAGGCAGCCAGTTGATGAGAATACAAGTGGTAAAGGAGATAATACTATGGCTAATTCATGcccagatttagaatcaaagttTGTAGGAACATGTCCACTTGCTTCTGTTCTGAATGATTCAAAGTCATCTGTCACTCCTGGTTTGCTAATGGCCTCAGAGCTATCTGTATCTGGAAAGAATCAAGAGAGAGAACCCCAGTTCAATGGTTTGCTGGTTGAGAGGAGTGATGACTCGATTGTTCATGAAGCAGAATCTTCACCGGGCATATGTCAAAACATGGACATGGAATCCAGGGTTCTCAAGGATGAAACTTCTCTGCCTGAGGCGTGTCATGAAAAGAAGATTCTGCTCAAGTTGCAGAATCTGATAAGAAGAGCCCTTTGCTGGTGGATAGTGTGGCAAATATTGTTATTGGTGCAGGTGGTACTACTGAGCAGAATGTGCAGGTTGATGAACAAggacattcaaaaatag